From one Caldichromatium japonicum genomic stretch:
- the rho gene encoding transcription termination factor Rho, with protein sequence MNLTELKKMPVHELVTLAQSMEIEGVGRSRKQDLIFAILKAQARKGEDIYGDGVLEILTDGFGFLRSADASYLAGPDDIYVSPSQIRRFALRTGDTISGKIRPPKDGERYFALLKVNDINYDRPENAKNKILFENFTPLFAQERLKLEIGNGSTEDITARTIDLIAPIGKGQRGLIVSPPKAGKTMMLQNIAQSIAHNHPECYLIVLLIDERPEEVTEMARSVRGEVISSTFDEPATRHIQVAEMVIEKAKRLVEHRRDVVILLDSITRLARAYNTVVPSSGKVLTGGLDANALQRPKRFFGTARNVEEGGSLTIIATALIDTGSRMDDVIYEEFKGTGNMELHLDRRIAEKRIFPAININRSGTRREELLMDPNELQKVWILRKILHPMDELAAMEFLHDKLKATKTNEEFFNSMKG encoded by the coding sequence ATGAACCTGACCGAACTCAAGAAGATGCCGGTGCATGAACTGGTTACACTGGCGCAATCCATGGAGATCGAAGGCGTTGGCCGCTCGCGCAAACAAGACCTGATCTTTGCCATCCTCAAGGCCCAGGCCAGAAAGGGCGAGGATATCTATGGCGATGGCGTTCTCGAGATCCTCACTGATGGCTTTGGATTCCTCCGCTCGGCGGATGCCTCCTATCTCGCCGGACCGGATGACATCTATGTCTCACCAAGCCAGATCAGGCGTTTTGCGCTGCGCACCGGCGATACCATTTCGGGGAAGATCCGCCCACCCAAGGACGGAGAGCGCTATTTTGCGCTGCTGAAGGTCAATGACATCAACTATGACCGCCCTGAAAACGCTAAGAACAAGATCCTCTTTGAAAACTTCACCCCCCTCTTCGCTCAGGAACGGTTAAAGCTCGAGATCGGCAACGGCAGCACCGAGGACATCACCGCCCGCACGATCGACCTCATCGCACCCATCGGCAAGGGGCAGCGCGGGCTGATCGTCTCGCCGCCCAAGGCCGGCAAGACCATGATGTTGCAAAACATCGCCCAGTCGATCGCCCACAATCACCCTGAATGCTATCTGATCGTGCTCCTGATCGACGAACGCCCCGAAGAGGTGACCGAGATGGCGCGCTCGGTGCGCGGCGAGGTCATCTCCTCGACCTTCGACGAGCCCGCCACCCGGCATATTCAGGTCGCCGAGATGGTGATCGAAAAGGCCAAACGCCTGGTTGAACACCGGCGCGATGTGGTCATCCTGCTTGACTCGATCACCCGTCTGGCGCGGGCCTATAACACGGTCGTGCCTTCCTCGGGCAAGGTCCTCACCGGTGGTCTCGACGCCAATGCTCTCCAGCGCCCCAAGCGGTTTTTCGGGACGGCGCGCAATGTCGAAGAGGGAGGTTCACTCACCATTATCGCCACTGCCCTGATCGATACCGGTTCGCGGATGGACGATGTGATCTATGAGGAGTTCAAGGGCACGGGCAATATGGAGCTCCATCTCGACCGGCGCATCGCCGAAAAACGTATCTTCCCCGCCATCAACATCAACCGTTCGGGGACCCGCCGCGAAGAGCTCCTCATGGACCCCAATGAGCTGCAAAAGGTCTGGATCTTGCGCAAGATCTTGCACCCCATGGACGAACTCGCAGCCATGGAGTTCTTGCACGACAAGCTCAAGGCGACCAAGACCAACGAGGAATTCTTCAATTCCATGAAGGGCTAA
- the trxA gene encoding thioredoxin TrxA, whose product MSDRIIHVTDDTFEQEVLQSPQPVLVDYWAEWCGPCRMIAPLLDEIADEYAGRIKIAKLNIDENPNTPPRYGIRGIPTLMLFRNGEVEATKVGAVSKSQLTAFIDSNL is encoded by the coding sequence GTGAGCGATCGCATCATCCATGTGACCGATGACACCTTTGAGCAAGAGGTCCTGCAATCCCCCCAGCCAGTACTGGTCGATTATTGGGCCGAATGGTGTGGTCCCTGTCGAATGATCGCCCCGCTGCTCGATGAGATCGCCGATGAATATGCCGGGCGCATCAAGATCGCCAAACTGAATATCGACGAAAACCCCAATACCCCGCCGCGTTATGGCATCCGCGGGATCCCTACCCTGATGCTCTTTCGTAACGGTGAGGTCGAGGCCACCAAGGTCGGCGCGGTCTCCAAGTCGCAATTGACAGCCTTTATCGATAGCAATCTCTAA
- a CDS encoding DEAD/DEAH box helicase — protein MTAATHLTSIRFDTFALDARILAGLNDAGFVYCTPIQAEILPLAFAGQDVAGQAQTGTGKTAAFLVALMQHLLSRPRALADTERCRPRALVMAPTRELAVQIHKDTQLLAGRTGLRSTVVFGGTGYQQQREALAAGVDILIGTPGRLIDYYKQQVFDLKGIEVVVLDEADRMFDLGFIKDIRYLFRQMPPPEQRLGMLFSATLSYRVTELAYEHMNQPRLIKIEAEQVTAENVRQVCYLTANDEKIPLLIGLIRSWPEGRVIVFVNTKREADRVWGHLQGNGIEAAVLSGDVPQPKRLRLLREFTQGRVPVLVATDVAARGLHIPDVTHVVNYDLPEDLEDYVHRIGRTARAGASGDAVSFVCETYAFCLPDIEQYIGSKIPIAPLDPALLVPIDPHSRRRPEHSEATERLQGRRERKIRKEPPVQAIVSPATAEDSPTVGAEEATVTPQVAPNSETASRRPVVQWRFRTLDEHFFDQLVDEWPERIGPEIEIPDMPLIRRIRRTRGQLEPSALTSPPLTSAPPTDSAAASISSETRASKRRRRRRRPGVESGSARSESAPRQTPEPIS, from the coding sequence ATGACTGCTGCCACCCATCTGACCTCGATTCGCTTCGATACCTTCGCCCTGGATGCGCGCATCCTCGCAGGACTCAATGATGCCGGTTTCGTGTATTGTACGCCGATCCAGGCCGAGATCTTGCCGCTGGCCTTCGCCGGTCAGGACGTGGCTGGGCAGGCCCAAACCGGCACCGGTAAGACCGCGGCCTTTCTCGTCGCCTTGATGCAGCATCTGCTCAGCCGCCCGCGGGCCCTGGCCGATACGGAGCGCTGCCGCCCGCGCGCCTTGGTGATGGCGCCGACCCGCGAGCTGGCGGTGCAGATCCACAAGGACACCCAACTCTTAGCCGGGCGCACGGGGCTACGCTCAACGGTGGTTTTCGGCGGGACGGGTTATCAGCAACAGCGCGAAGCGCTCGCCGCTGGCGTCGATATCCTGATCGGCACCCCGGGGCGATTGATCGATTATTACAAACAGCAGGTCTTTGACCTCAAAGGTATCGAGGTAGTGGTCTTAGATGAGGCCGACCGGATGTTCGACCTAGGGTTCATCAAGGATATCCGCTATCTCTTCCGCCAAATGCCGCCGCCCGAGCAGCGGCTGGGGATGCTGTTTTCAGCCACCCTGTCCTATCGGGTCACTGAGCTCGCCTATGAGCACATGAACCAGCCCCGTTTGATCAAGATCGAGGCTGAGCAGGTAACGGCTGAGAATGTGCGCCAGGTCTGTTATCTGACCGCGAATGATGAAAAGATCCCGCTTTTGATTGGGTTGATCCGGAGCTGGCCTGAGGGCCGGGTGATCGTCTTTGTCAATACCAAGCGCGAGGCCGACCGTGTTTGGGGCCATCTCCAGGGTAATGGCATCGAGGCGGCGGTACTCTCAGGCGATGTACCGCAGCCCAAGCGCCTGCGTCTTCTCCGCGAGTTCACCCAGGGGCGGGTGCCGGTCCTAGTGGCGACAGATGTCGCAGCGCGCGGGCTGCATATCCCAGATGTCACCCATGTGGTCAATTACGATCTGCCTGAGGACCTCGAGGACTATGTGCACCGCATCGGGCGCACCGCCCGTGCCGGGGCAAGCGGAGATGCGGTGAGCTTCGTCTGTGAAACCTACGCCTTTTGCCTGCCCGACATCGAGCAGTATATCGGCTCTAAGATCCCGATTGCCCCGCTCGATCCGGCATTGCTGGTCCCAATCGATCCACATAGCCGCCGCCGTCCCGAGCACAGCGAAGCGACCGAGCGACTACAGGGCCGCCGTGAGCGTAAGATAAGGAAAGAACCACCAGTGCAGGCCATAGTCTCACCAGCGACAGCCGAAGATTCGCCTACCGTGGGTGCAGAGGAGGCGACTGTAACCCCGCAGGTGGCGCCCAATTCCGAGACCGCAAGTAGACGACCCGTGGTCCAATGGCGTTTCCGTACCCTGGATGAGCACTTCTTTGACCAGCTCGTCGATGAATGGCCTGAGCGCATCGGACCTGAGATCGAGATTCCGGATATGCCGCTCATCCGGCGTATTCGCCGCACCCGCGGCCAGCTTGAGCCTTCGGCCTTGACTAGCCCACCCCTGACCTCGGCACCTCCAACGGATAGCGCAGCAGCGAGCATCTCATCCGAGACACGTGCCAGCAAAAGGCGCCGGCGCCGACGCAGGCCGGGCGTAGAATCGGGTTCAGCACGATCAGAATCCGCCCCCAGGCAAACACCCGAACCGATCAGTTAG
- the nudE gene encoding ADP compounds hydrolase NudE, which produces MRQPPKILARHLVARSRLFRVEEVELEFANGARRRYERIPGGRDSVLIVPLLDPDTLLLIREYGAGSERYELGFPKGVVEPDEEPLAAANRELQEEIGYGAGRLRIIARLSLVPGYIQHRSLIVLAQDLYPSRLPGDEPEPIEVVPWCLSELGALLQREDFDEARAIAALFLTQRLLAEERG; this is translated from the coding sequence ATGCGCCAGCCGCCCAAGATCCTCGCACGGCACCTGGTGGCGCGCAGCCGTCTGTTTCGCGTCGAGGAGGTCGAGCTCGAGTTCGCCAATGGTGCCCGCCGCCGCTATGAGCGGATACCCGGGGGACGCGACTCGGTCTTGATCGTGCCGTTGCTCGATCCGGATACACTGTTGCTGATCCGTGAATATGGCGCCGGCAGCGAACGTTATGAGCTAGGATTTCCCAAGGGCGTGGTCGAGCCGGATGAGGAACCGCTGGCTGCGGCCAATCGCGAGCTGCAAGAGGAGATCGGCTATGGGGCGGGGCGATTGCGCATCATTGCTCGCCTATCGCTCGTCCCCGGCTATATCCAGCATCGCAGTCTGATCGTCCTCGCCCAGGACCTCTATCCTAGCCGACTGCCGGGGGATGAGCCCGAACCGATCGAGGTCGTCCCCTGGTGCCTGTCCGAGCTCGGTGCCTTATTGCAGCGCGAGGATTTCGATGAGGCGCGCGCCATCGCCGCCTTGTTTCTCACCCAGCGCCTCTTGGCAGAGGAGAGGGGGTGA